A stretch of Gopherus evgoodei ecotype Sinaloan lineage unplaced genomic scaffold, rGopEvg1_v1.p scaffold_345_arrow_ctg1, whole genome shotgun sequence DNA encodes these proteins:
- the CLN3 gene encoding battenin, with protein MEPEHWQRLSDSEDEEPPAPPPACTSCWRNLAGFWLLGLCNNFAYVVMLSAAHDILSQQGALDINGTTQTPPVTPPSRNSSNTSRYDCNPISTGAVLLADILPTLLIKFSAPFYIHRVPYGIPMSFSRRW; from the exons ATGGAGCCCGAGCACTGGCAGCGTCTGTCCGACTCGGAGG aTGAGGAGCCACCAGCAccacctcctgcctgcaccagctGCTGGAGGAACTTAGCCGGTTTCTG GCTGCTCGGCCTCTGCAATAACTTTGCCTATGTGGTGATGCTGAGCGCGGCCCATGACATCCTGAGCCAGCAAGGGGCGCTGGACATCAACGGGACCACCCAG ACTCCCCCGGTGACACCCCCCAGCAGGAACTCGTCCAACACCTCCCGCTATGACTGCAACCCCATCTCCACCGGG GCTGTGCTCTTGGCTGACATCCTGCCTACCCTGCTCATCAAATTCAGCGCCCCCTTCTACATCCACCGTGTGCCCTacgg gatacCAATGTCCTTCTccaggagatggtga